DNA from Bacteroidales bacterium:
GTTGAATTTTAAATGTTGAATTTTGAATTCGGGAATTATTTATCAAAATTAAGAAATATAAAGAGAAGAAGACAGAAGACAGAAGACAGAAGACAGAAGAAAAATTTAACTAACAAAATTGTAAGTAACAAAAATGTTAGTTATATTTGTATAAAATTATTACTATGGAAACACCATTTGTTTTCGGTAAAATTGCTTCGGATAAAAACTTCTCAAACCGCAAAGAGGAAATTGAACATTTGATTCAGAATTTCAGATCCGGTATCAATACAATACTTATATCTCCCAGGAGGTGGGGAAAAAGTTCATTGGTTCTTCAGGCTGCCAAACAGCTTGAACAAAATTTTCCGGAAATTATAGTCGTCTATGTTGATCTCTTTAATATCAGGACAGAGGAGGAGTTTTATCTTAATCTGGCAGAGAAAACCATTCGTGCCTCCTCTTCAAAATTGCAGGAAGTAGTGAATAATGCAAAAAAATTCTTTAAACAACTGATCCCGAAGATCAGTTTCTCACCTGACAACTGGCAGGAGTTTTCTTTCAGGTTTGACTGGCAGGAGCTGAAAGAGCACGTTGATGAGATTTTAAATCTACCTGAAAAAATTGCTGAAGCAAAGAAAATTAGAATAGTGATTTGCCTGGATGAATTCCAGAATATTGGCTATTTCGAGAATCCTTTAGCTTTTCAGAAAGTGTTAAGATCTCACTGGCAACTTCATCAAAGTGTGTCGTATTGTATTTTTGGCAGCAAACGACATATGTTGATGGAGGTATTTACTTCACCTTCAATGCCTTTTTATAAGTTCGGTGATGTCATTTTTCTTGAGAAAATACGGAAAGAACACTGGGAGAAATTTATTGTTTCACGCTTTGAAGCAACAGGAAAACAAATCAGCAGTTTTCAAGCGGGTAGGATTGCACAACTCGTTGATTACCATCCTTACTATGTCCAGCAATTAGCACAGGGTTGCTGGTTCAGGACCGATAAGACTGCGACCGATGAAATTATTGATTTCGCCCTGGAAACGATCATTTATCAGCTCAGCCTGCTCTTTCAGAATCTTACCGAAAGTTTGCCCACAACACAGGTGAATTACCTCCGGTTACTCATAGATAATGTGCAAAAGCCAAGTTCAAAAGAAACCATCATGCACTACAACCTTGGCACGTCTGCAAATGCCATTCGTATCCGAAATTCATTGATAGATAAAGAGATCATTGATATAGCTGAAGGGAATGTCAAATTCCTTGATCCTTTGTATAAGATTTGGTTAAGCAGGTATTATTTTGGAGTAACTACATTGGCTTAAAACCACTTCATCACTCTAACCTGGGGGCTGAAATGTCTTTCCCTTAATTAATCTTTACGTTCCTTTATCCAATCCCGGCGTTCGTTTAAAGAATCCCTGCGTTCGTATATCTCTTTCATTCCTAATATTTACATCAGGTAACTTTGAATTAAATTAATAATATGTGGGTTAATTCATGGATAATCACGGATAATTAAATGATTTATTCTCCTGACAATTTAGCAATTTAACAATTTAACAATGTATCGCGTCCTGTTCATTTTTATGCTGAGCTTGCTGAACTTTTTCGCCATCAGCCAGATCCCGGGCATAACCCGACAGCAGACGGTCGACAGCCTGTTTGCCCTGCTTCCGGATGCTGAAGAAACCAATCGGGTGGATGTCCTGAACCAGCTTTCCCTTAATCTTGCCCCGCGCAGTTTTGATTCGAGCTTTCAATATGCCTCCGAGGCCCTTCGTCTGTCGGAAGAACTGGACTATCCCAAGGGAAAAGGAATTGCCACCTTCAACCTCGGAAACAGCTATTATTTCAAGGCAGATATCAAAAATGCACTGACGAATTATCTTACCGCCTTACGGATACTTGAACCCTTCGAACCCGCCGGAGAGATTGGTGATCTTCTCTTCCAGATAGGTTCGATACATCAATATGTGCGCAATACCGAAAAGATGTTTGACTACTATAATCGCGCCGCCAGGAATTATTGCACTGTTGGTGATACTTCAGCAGCCATGTATGTCTATCTGACAATCGGCGGTTCTTATTACTATAAGCTCGAGACTCTGGAACAAATTGACTCGCTTACTTCCGAAGAGGTAAATATGATGATGGACAGTGCGATCAAATATAATGATATTGTTCTCGATTATTTTTTAATTCCTCACCATTATTATAAATTGGTGCCTGTCGAAGTCTGGTTAGCCAATATTTATGCTTATCATGGATGTTATTATTCGTATAAAAGTGACTCCCTGGCGCTGGATTATTTTCTTAAAGCGCTTGAAAATGCGAGGGCCATTGTGGATACCAATATAAGGAATGTATCTGAAGGATTAATGTGCTCGAACCTGGGTTATGAATATTATTTCGACTTGAAAGATACCGTCAAGGGCTTTACATATGCCAGGGCAGCCGCAGCACTGTTAAAAAAAACAGGACCCTACCGCCGCTACGACCTATATGCTCTTTCTTTAATAAACCTCGGCGTAATGGAAATGGACAAGGGCCGTATCCTTAGTTCTGATCAGTATTTGTGCCAGGCGCTTAACGCCAGCGATACTTTCCTTCTTAAAATTGAACAAACACTAGAAAGAGATCCCACTTTCAGGCTCTGGGGAGTTACACAATTACGCTGGATGCGGGTAATGATATTCAGCGATCTTGTCCGACTGCATGAGTTGACAGGTGATTTTAGAAACGCACTGTTGTATCAGAAAAAACTTGAAGAAGAAAAGAGTATACAGTTGCGGGATGAAATAACCAGGCAGATTATCGGGCTGGAAGCGGATTATGAAGATGAATTAAAAAGACAGGAGATCGCCGGATTGGCCAGGGACAATGAACTGAGGCGTTTAAAGCTTAACCAGACCAGGGTTCTGTTTGCCAGTATCGGCGGGATCCTTATTATCACTTTATTGTTTATCCTGCTTTGGATTCAGCGAAAAAGGTTCCGGTCGGAACGGAAAGCCCTTGTCCTGGAACAAAAGCTGCTCCGTGCCCAGATGAACCCGCATTTCATCTTTAATTCGCTATACAGCATCCAGAACTTTATCGTCACCGAAAAACCCGATAAAGCCAGCATTTACCTTTCGAAATTCGCAAAGCTCGTCAGGAATATCCTGGATAATTCTACGGAAGAATATGTTCCGCTTGAGAAGGAGATAAGCACCATCGAAAACTACCTCGAACTGCAGAAAGTACGGTATGCAGGCAAGTTTGATTACAGGATCGACATTGCAGATGAGATCGATGCCGAGACTATGATGATCCCGCCCATGTTGGCCCAGCCTTTCATCGAGAATGCCATCGAGCACGGCATCAAGCACAGGGAAACTCCGGGGCATATCAACATCCGTTTCAGCCTGAAAGATCACATCCTCGTTTTTGAAGTGGAAGACGATGGAGTAGGAAGGCAGAAAGCCCGTGAGATCGAGGTCGTGCAGGATCCCGGCCACCGCAGCATGGCTACTTCTCTTACCCGCGAACGGCTGGCCAACCTCAACCGGAAGCTCAATAAAAAGATCATCCTCGAAATCATCGATCTGCAAAATGCCCTGGGCGAAGCTACTGGGACGAGGGTAGTGTTTGGGGTGCCGGTGAGGTAGTGAGCAGTTGACAGTTGACAATCGGCAGACCATAGCTTATTTTCAGGACTTTGTATAATAATAAATAAAGTTGCACGAAATACGTCATGTTTAATCAGGCATCTATAAATGCACTAAATTTGTAAAAACTAATTCAGGTGATGGCATTTATTTTCTCAAAACATGCTTTGGATCAAATGAGCGAGAGGGGATTAAGTGAAGAAATAGTTTTGGGAGTGATTACAAATCCTGGCGAAATTATTCATTTTGAAAACATGAAGATTTATCAGTCTGTAAGATATAATGATGAAGGAGAACCTTACCTCATTCGTGCTTTTGTAAATTTCGAAAAAGAACCAGGGCTGGTGGTAACAGCTTATAAAACATCTAAAATTAAAAAGTATTATGAAGGTAAAATATGATAAACAGGTCGATATTTTATACATCACCTTGAGTCAGGAAGAGGTCAAGGAGAGCGATGAGTATAAATCCGGGATCATTATTGATTATTCAAATGATGGTTCAATTGTAGGCATTGAAATACTAAATGCTTCAAAGCATATGCCTAATCCCTCCAAGGTTGAATACGAAGTTGCCTGAATTGAAGACGGACCATCTGTTAAAATTATCGGTAAATGGACAAAAAGATCATCAAAGGACTTATTGACGAAAAGCTGGAAGTCATCCAGGAGCAGTTCTCGATCATAAAAGAATATGAAGGAAAAATCCCCATTATTGAGGTCGATCTCTTAATGACCAGTATTCGCGACCTGTACGAGCTTCTCCTGAACCTGCAGCAGGAGAACATGGGTATTGGGATCCCGAAGCCGGCTCCACAGCCTGAAACTTCGAAGGTTATCCCACCGCCGGCGCCGGTTATTGAGGATAATCTTCAGGAAGAAATTCCTGAACCTGTTGAAGAACCCATTGCCCCGGTTCGTCTTTCACCCAACATCATCAGCATGGAGCCGGCATCCGAAGAGGAGCCGATAAAAGTATCCCCACCTGTTGAGAAATACGAACCCGTCACTCCCGAAACACCCGTTACTTCTTATGAGCCGCCTGCACCGGAACCGCCCGCACCAGAGACGTCAGCCTCCGGGTACGAAGCAGAACAGGATCATAACCAACCTCATGAAAAATACCAGCGGA
Protein-coding regions in this window:
- a CDS encoding DUF4258 domain-containing protein, whose amino-acid sequence is MAFIFSKHALDQMSERGLSEEIVLGVITNPGEIIHFENMKIYQSVRYNDEGEPYLIRAFVNFEKEPGLVVTAYKTSKIKKYYEGKI
- a CDS encoding DUF2283 domain-containing protein yields the protein MKVKYDKQVDILYITLSQEEVKESDEYKSGIIIDYSNDGSIVGIEILNASKHMPNPSKVEYEVA
- a CDS encoding histidine kinase: MYRVLFIFMLSLLNFFAISQIPGITRQQTVDSLFALLPDAEETNRVDVLNQLSLNLAPRSFDSSFQYASEALRLSEELDYPKGKGIATFNLGNSYYFKADIKNALTNYLTALRILEPFEPAGEIGDLLFQIGSIHQYVRNTEKMFDYYNRAARNYCTVGDTSAAMYVYLTIGGSYYYKLETLEQIDSLTSEEVNMMMDSAIKYNDIVLDYFLIPHHYYKLVPVEVWLANIYAYHGCYYSYKSDSLALDYFLKALENARAIVDTNIRNVSEGLMCSNLGYEYYFDLKDTVKGFTYARAAAALLKKTGPYRRYDLYALSLINLGVMEMDKGRILSSDQYLCQALNASDTFLLKIEQTLERDPTFRLWGVTQLRWMRVMIFSDLVRLHELTGDFRNALLYQKKLEEEKSIQLRDEITRQIIGLEADYEDELKRQEIAGLARDNELRRLKLNQTRVLFASIGGILIITLLFILLWIQRKRFRSERKALVLEQKLLRAQMNPHFIFNSLYSIQNFIVTEKPDKASIYLSKFAKLVRNILDNSTEEYVPLEKEISTIENYLELQKVRYAGKFDYRIDIADEIDAETMMIPPMLAQPFIENAIEHGIKHRETPGHINIRFSLKDHILVFEVEDDGVGRQKAREIEVVQDPGHRSMATSLTRERLANLNRKLNKKIILEIIDLQNALGEATGTRVVFGVPVR
- a CDS encoding ATPase: METPFVFGKIASDKNFSNRKEEIEHLIQNFRSGINTILISPRRWGKSSLVLQAAKQLEQNFPEIIVVYVDLFNIRTEEEFYLNLAEKTIRASSSKLQEVVNNAKKFFKQLIPKISFSPDNWQEFSFRFDWQELKEHVDEILNLPEKIAEAKKIRIVICLDEFQNIGYFENPLAFQKVLRSHWQLHQSVSYCIFGSKRHMLMEVFTSPSMPFYKFGDVIFLEKIRKEHWEKFIVSRFEATGKQISSFQAGRIAQLVDYHPYYVQQLAQGCWFRTDKTATDEIIDFALETIIYQLSLLFQNLTESLPTTQVNYLRLLIDNVQKPSSKETIMHYNLGTSANAIRIRNSLIDKEIIDIAEGNVKFLDPLYKIWLSRYYFGVTTLA